Below is a genomic region from Sneathia vaginalis.
ATTGTTCTCGTTCTTCTATACAGCTATAGTATTTGATCCAGATAAGATAGCTGAAAGTTTGAAGCAAAGTGGTGGAACATTACCATTAAAGAGAGCAGGAAGTGAAACAGCTGATTATCTAGAAGAAGTAGTAACAACTATAACTTATGGTACAGCAGTATTCTTAGCAATATTAGGAATATTACCTAATATATGGTTTGGGTATATAGTAAATATGCCAGTTATGATTGGTGGCACAAGCTTAATAATCTTGGTTGGTGTTGCAGTTGAATTAATTCAACAAATAGATTCACACTTAGCAGTCAAGAAGTATAAAGGCTTTGTAAATAGCCATAGACCAAAAAGAGTGAAATAAAGAGTAAAATAAAATAAAAAATGGGACTTTGTCCCATTTTTATTTAATCTTTATACTTTATTTTTCTTCTTAATATTTGCTCAATAGTATTAGCTTCATCCATGTTTCTAACCTTTAGTATTTGTGATTTTCCATTGAAATAAATGACTTTAACTTCTTTGTTAGATTTTTCGATTTTTTGTAATTTTGGTATTTCAACTAATTTATGATTGAACATTAAATAGTTCATATTGTATATTGCAATACCTCTTTCTCTTATTGTATACCCATATACAAGACAAAGTAGAGAAACTGTTATGCATAAAACATAATGATCGGTATTTCTTAGGTATGTAATACTAAAAATGTAGAGTATTAAAAATAGTATATATGGTACTAATGATAGCTTTTTATACATACTTGATAAATTGTATATTTTAAAATCTTTACTTGTTTTATACAAGTTGTTTATAGTAACTAATCCTAATATTGGTTGTAGAAGTAGTATAAATATTAAAAGCATTGCAGTCAATTTATCTTTTGGATATATAATATACGAAGATAATAAAGACATGATAATTCTAAAAATTAGTGTAAATACGTTTTCTATTATTCTTTTTTTCATATTTCTCCTTTCCTTTGTATTATATCACACAAAACGAATAATTTTATATACTGAAACTAAAAAACTAAAAAAAAGAAAAATACATTTTTATACCACAAAACATTAGTAAAATTTTGCTGTATATAGAATATATGGTATAATTAAAAAAGTAGGTAATGGAAAGTAATGAATGAAAAAACATATGAAAATACACTTAAAAATTACCAAATAAAAAAATAGCTATCTAAAAATAAAAACAATATATAAATTAAATTATATAAATAAAAAAGGGGCTGTATACTTTACAGTACCAGACAGATAAAGGAGGTTCAATTTTATGAATACAATAAATACGATTGTTTGGCTGTTTCCGGTTATTTTTATGCTGCATGACTTTGAGGAGATTATTTTTGTGGAAGCATGGAAACGGAAATATAAAAGAAAAATACAAACAACAAAAATGAAGAAGATTCCATTTGCCGATTTGGGGAGCACCCCTTCATTTTCCATTGGTGTATTGATTGAATTTTTTATTATTTCAGCTTTATCCCTTTTTGCTTGTATCTTTGATTGGTACTTTTTGTGGCTGGGATTATTTTTTGGATTTACCATTCATCTGATTGTGCATTGTATGTTGGCGTTGCAATTTAAAGGCTATGTACCTGGAGTGGTCACCGCAGTCCCGTTCCTTCCATTTTGCTTTTATATCCTTTGGGTTTCAAATAAATTCCTTTCTTTTACCACAGCTCAATTATGGATCAGTTATGTAGTAGGCGCTATTTTGATGCTCTTAATGGTGGCTGTTTTGCATAGATGCATGAAATCGTTTGAAACTTTTATCAAGAAGTGGGAAGTTTAATTACCCACAAATAGCAAATTTTGGTAATGGAAAGTAATGAATGAAAAAACATATGAAAATATACTTAAAAATTAGCAAATAAAAAAATAGCTATCTAAAAATAAAAACAATATATAAATTAAATTATATAAATAAAAAAGGGGCTGTATACTTTACAGTACCAAAAAGTAAAGGGAGGATAAAAAAATGATGAAACGTCTATTTTTAATTTTGTTTTTACCACTTTTTTTAGCATGTTCTAATTTTGGGGATGGTAAAACTATAAAAACAGCAATGCTTGTAGATATTGACAGCTTAAATCCATATAAATTTGTTGGAAGTTCAACTGAAGAAGTAATGTTTAATGTTTATGAAGGTTTAGTAAAACAAACGCCAGATGGTGAAGTAAAACCAGCAATTGCTAAAAGCTATAATATCTCTAGTGATGGACTAACATATACATTTGACATACGTGATAATGTGTATTTTCATAATAATACAAAATTAACACCAAGTGATGTTGTATTTTCTTTGAAAAAAATGAAAGAATTAGAATTACAACCTTCATTTAAAAATATTAAAGAAATAAAGTTGGAAGGTAATAAGGTTATACTACAACTAGAGAAAAAAGATGCATCATTAATTTATTATCTAATAACTCCTATAGTAGATGAACAAACATATAATACAATAGATAAAAAAGCTATAGGTACAGGTCCATATTATGTTGATACATATAAGAGGGAACAAAAACTTGTATTTAAAGCATTCGATAAGTATTGGGGAGAAAAACCTAATGTAAAGACAGTAAAAATAAGTATTATGCCAAATTCAGATACAGTCTTTATGAAGTACTTAAGTGGAGAATTAAACTTTATCTATACAGTAGATTCAAAAAGATTAGATGAAATAAAGGATAAAACAGTAATAAAGACACCTAGAAATATGCTATTCATATTAGGTATAAATAATAAGAAGTATGATAAGAATATAAGGGAAGCTTTAAATATTGCTGTTAATAGAGATGAAATAAATAAGAGTGTATTTAAAGGATTAGGAAAACTATTAGATAAAGATAGAACTGGTGACACAAGTACATTGAAAGGAATGAAGTTCGAATTAAAAGTTCCAACTAACAACAGAATGTACACTGATACAGCACAAGTTGTTAAACAACAATTAGCTAAGGCTGGTGCAGATGTAAATATAGTTCCAATAGAATGGGCTAGTTGGTTACAAGATGTGTATACTAACAGAAACTATGAATTAACTCTAATAGGATTTACAGGTAAGTTAGATAAAGATGCTGTTTATAGAAGATATACATCAACTTACAAGAAAGATTTCTTGAACTTTAATGATAGTGAATACGATAATTTAGTAAAAGAAGCTAAGGTAACATTAGATATTAATAAGAGAAATGAAATGTACAATAAAGCATGGAACATCTTATTAAATGAATCAGCAAGTGTATTCATATTAGATCCAACAAATCTTGTTGTGTGTGACAAAAACATAAAAGGATTCACACCATATACAATATCATTTATAGATTTCTCAAAGTTAGTTATAGAATAAGAAAAAATGCAACGTGAAATTTTGCGTTGCATTTTTTTATCTTTGGGGACATATTTTTGGATATAATTTGGACATCTTTGGGGACATTTTTCATGTGCAAGAGCTAATATTCTAATATATATTAGGCATTTTGCAATTTTTATTAGGGACATATTTTGGACATCATTGTGGACATTTTTTGGACATAATATTGACAAAAAAATAAACATTTTGTATACTTATCTTAGATGATGCCGCTTTAGCTCATTTGGTAGAGCAACTGACTTGTAATCAGTAGGTGATTGGTTCGATTCCGATAAGCGGCACCATTTTTTTGTGGTTAAGTATTTAAAAATATTGTATAATATGGTCATATGAATATATAGAAAGAGGCTTGAGATGTATTATATAAAAAAAATAGTGAAGGGTATATTCAATATTTATATCATAACCACTATATCTTTCTTTTTAATATCACTAATACCAGGTAAGCCTGAAACAGTAATACTTGGTGTAGATGCGTCGCAAGATAGAATAAATGCGTTTAGAAAGGCGTTTAATTTAGATTTGCCAGTATTTAAGAGATATATAATTTGGCTAAAAAAAATAGCAGTTGGTGATTTTGGAGTATCCTTAAAATCACAAATACCTGTAAAAGACTTAGTTTTAGAAAAATTACCATTAACCATATTAATAACAATAATTAGTGTCATAATCATTTTTTTAATTTCTATACCACTTGCGTTTATGTTAAACAAGATAAAAAATAAGGGGAAAATGAAAAAGTATAACAAATTACTAGCACTAAGTATTTCTATACCATCTTTTTGGCTAGCAATACTTGTAATATATGTATTTAGTGTTTTACTTAAATTAGGTGGTTTAAGTTATGATGATAATATATTTTCTTTAATAATACCATGTTGTATTATTGCAGTTCCTAAGATTGGGCAAATAACATACAACCTAAAAAAGAACCTATACCACGAAATAAGACAGGAATATATAAAGTACTTGTACTCTAATGGTATGAATATGAAATATTTAAATTTTTATGTATTAAAAAATGCCATATTACCAGTCTTACCTTTAATAGGTTTAATGGTTATAGACATACTAACGGGGGTTGTAATAATAGAACAGATATTTTCTATACCAGGTATAGGAAGACTATTATTAATCTCAGTATATACAAGAGATATTCCTCTACTTCAGGCATTAATAATATACACATCATCTGCTGTTGTAGTGATAAATATTGTTGTAGACATCCTATATGGAGTCTTGGATAAAAGAATTTCTATGGAGGATAAAAAATGAAAAAGATAAAATACATAATACCATTAATTCTTTTATTCTTTATTAGAAATCCTTTTAAGATAGATAATTTACACATATTAGCAAGACCTAGTCTATTACATCTATTAGGTACAGATAATCTTGGTAGAGATATATTTACAAGGTTACTAATAGGGACAGTTAATACTATTATGATAGTACTAATAGCCGTAGTACTATCTAGTATAATAGGGAACTTATTAGGCTTTTTATCAGGGTATTTTGGAGGCGTAGTTGATAATGTTGTAGAAATGGCAATAGATATTCTTTTATCAATACCCTCTATATTGGTGGTAATAACAATAGTAGTATTACTTGGAGCAGGCTTTAAGTCATTAATATTTGCAATACTAGTAATATACTTACCCTCAATTACCAATTATGCACGTGGGCTGATAATAAAAGAAAAGGACAAGGAATATATATTGGCTGCTAAAACATATGGAGTTAAGAGTTTTAGAATAATAGTGCGACATATATTTCCGAATATAAAAAAATATATACTACTTAATTTTGAGATTAATTTTTCAAAAGCAATACTAACAGAAGCAAGTTTAGGCTTTTTAGGTATAGGTATAGATCCTACAATACCCACATTAGGTAATATGCTTAATAGTTCACAGTCATACTTCTTAGTTGCACCTTGGTTTACAATATTCCCAGGTTTAATGATAGTGTATATAGTGTATAAGGTTAATAATATAACATTGAGGAAGAAGAATGGAAGAATTAAAAATTAAAAATCTAAATGTCACTATAGATGGTGAACATTTATTAAAAGATATAAGTATTAGCGTAGGGAAAAATGAAGTCATAGGAATATTAGGAGAATCAGGTAGCGGTAAGACATTAACTACTAAGTTCATACTTAATATTTTACCAGAAAAAGCTATAGTAACTTATGATGAGTATGTAAAAAAAGTTAGTGTAGGTGCAATATTTCAGAATGCATTTATAGTTTTTAATCCAACAGTTAGACTTGGTAGGCAATTAAAACATTTATACAAGTCACATTATAATACTATAGATGGATTTGATGCTAAAATATCAGAGATATTTAAAAAAGTAGGATTAGATAAAAAAGATTTTTTAAAAAAGTATTCTTTTGAGTGTAGTGGTGGAGAAAGACAAAGGTTAGCAATAGCTGGAGCATTAATAGGAGATCCTAGTATATTAATAGCTGACGAGGTAACAACAGCACTAGATACAGATACTAAAAATGAAGTCTTAAGCTTATTAAATAAGATAAGAGGTAAAACCTCAATAATATATATATCACATGAGGTAAATACTATGAGAAACTTTGTTGATAGAATTTATGTGATGTATAAGGGAGAAATTATAGAAAAAAATACGACAAAAGAACTTTTTGAAAATCCTAAGCAAGAGTATACAAAAAGATTAGTTGAATTAGCAAATAAATATATTGATTAATAATATTAGAAAAGAGGAAATAAATGTTTGGACAAATAATGAAAGTAATAGTATTAAGCTTTATAGAAGGATTAACTGAGTTTATACCAGTTAGTAGTACAGGACACATGATACTAGTAGAACATTTTTTGCAATTATCAAGTAATAAGAACTTTGTAAATTCATTTGAAATAATAATACAATTGGGTGCAATTTTATCTGTTATAATCTACTTTAGAAAGAAAATATTCCCCATAAGTATACCTCTATGGTCTAAGATAATAGTAGCTATGATACCAGCCGTTGTAATAGGTCTAGCATTAGATGACTTTATAGAACAAAAGTTATTTAATCCATATGTAGTAGTTGCCATGCTTATTATCTACGGGATAATATTGATATTCCTAGAACAAATAGGAAAGAAAAAAGATATAAGAAGATTAAGAGATATTAGCTATAAAAAAGCACTATACATAGGCTTATTCCAATGTTTAGCAATGATACCAGGTACATCAAGATCAGCTGCCACTATAATGGGTGGTATGTTAATAGGTGTATCAAGAATAGCAGCTACTGAATTTTCATTTTTCTTAGCAATACCAACTATGTTAGGGGCAACAGTATTAAAGCTACTTAAAATAAAGGCATTAAGTTATGGAGAAATAGGTCTAATAGTTCTAGGTTTCATACTTTCATTTGTGTTTGCATATATATTTATTGCAATATTTATGGAATATATAAAGAAGCATAACTTTAAAATATTTGGATATTACAGAATAATACTAGGTATAGTTGTTGCTATAATCCTAATATTTAGATAGGAATATATGGAAATAATAAGTAATAAAGAAATAGACAATAAAAGATTCATAGAGTTTATTTACACAAATTTTAAAGATAATACTGACAAGGTATATATTGATGAAAAAAGTACAAAAGATAGCATATCTTTAAAAACAGGGGAACTTGAATTTAAGCTACCAATTCTTTTTGACTATGATAGGCAAAGATATGCTATGTATAAAGCTCTATTATTAAAAAAATATAATAAGAAACTTAATTGGGGTGTTTTAGTTGGTGTTAGACCTACAAAGCTAGTGAATAAAATGCTAGAAGAAGGTCATAGTGAAGAAAAGATAAGAAATATACTAAGTTTAGTGTATCTTGTAAAAAAAGAAAAAATAGATTTAGTGTTTGATATAATAAAAAATGATAGGGGATACATAGATAAGTCTACAATTTCTCTATATGTTGGTCTTGCATTTTGCCCTACAAAGTGCACTTATTGTTCATTTCCAGCATACCTAAAAAAAGGAAAGTATGAAAAAAAGTATGATGAATATTTTTTAACAATAATAGATGAAGTAAAGGAAATGACTAGTTTAATAAAGGAACTTAGGCTAAAAGTTGGTGAAATATATATAGGTGGTGGTACACCTAGTTTTTTAAATTATAGTGAATTAGAAACCCTATTATCTACATTACATAATAATGTAGATTTTAGTACCATTAAAGAGTTTACATTTGAAGCTGGTAGAATTGATACACTAGATGAGAAAAAGTTAGATATATTAAAAAAATATTGTGTTGATAGAATAAGCATTAATCCTCAAAGTTTCAAGGAAGAAACTTTAAAAAAAGTAAATAGATATCATAGTCAGGAAAAGTTAGATGAGATATATAATCTGGCATACAATAAAGGCTTTTGCATAAATATGGACTATATCATGGGCCTACCTAATGAAAGTACAGAAGATATGTTGAATACAATAGAAAAGATGAAGTCATATAAGGCACAAAATATTACTATACATTCACTAGCACTAAAAAAGACAAGTTATCTTTCAAAAAGCAAGTTTTTTAGTGAAAATGTCGATATGGATAGGGTATACAAGAATATATATTCATTTGCTAAAGAATACAATTATCTCCCCTACTATATCTACCGTCAAAAGCAAAGCTATAGGGAGGAAGAGAATATAGGTTTTTGTAAGAAAGGTTATCAGTCAAGATATAACATAGATATAATAGAGGAGAATAAGAATATCTTTTCTGTTGGAGCAGGATCATATACCAAATTAATAGATAAAAATAACATAACAAGGATAACAGCACCAAAAGATCCATTGGTGTATGTTATTGAATATAGGGAAAGAATAAAAAAGAAAAAAGAGGAGATAAAGAAATTTTATGAAAAAAATTTTACTAGCAGTATTTAGTATAATTTTAGTGATATTGGTATCTGAATATTTACCTAGAATAAATAGGGATATTGATGAGCCACATGTTGAAATAAATGAGGATGTGACGTATAAGACATATGGAAAAAAGGATGTAAAAAAAGAGATAAATGATATTTCATATGAGGATATAAAGGACATTGATATATCTAAAAAAAAGATGGACAAGATAATGGAATATAAGGAATATATGGGAGGTATAAAAAAAGTTTGTGATTTAAAAGCTATACCAAGATTTACAGATTCTGATATAAAAAAATTAGAAAGTGTATTTAAAGATTCAAATATTTCATATAAAGTACATAATATTAATAAAGCATCTGAGTTAGAGTTAAGATATTTAGGACTAAATAAACAAAGTATAAAAAAAATAGCTAATAAAACTTTAAATAATATGATAGAATTAAAAGAAGTTATAGGAAAAGATGTAGAAAATATAAAAGGTGCAATCACTTTTTAAAATTTGATACTTATGATATAATATACAATGGTAATTTGTGGAGTGATAATATGAAAACAATTTTTGAATATATTTCATCAAATAAAGAAAAATTGACTGAAGATAATTTTAATCCTGTAGATAGTTTAGTATTAGCAAGATTATCATATCTACCTATGCATAAGATAATAAATACAAATGAAAAAATGAAACTAAAAAAATTACTAAATATATTAAAATGTTTTAGAGATGAATTTTTTGTTGATGTGGCAAACGACAAGAAATTTGTCAATTTTCTGTCTAAAAGCAATAGATTTTTAGACTTAGAACTTTCTGACTGTGTGGAGAGTGTAAGTAAG
It encodes:
- a CDS encoding HXXEE domain-containing protein → MNTINTIVWLFPVIFMLHDFEEIIFVEAWKRKYKRKIQTTKMKKIPFADLGSTPSFSIGVLIEFFIISALSLFACIFDWYFLWLGLFFGFTIHLIVHCMLALQFKGYVPGVVTAVPFLPFCFYILWVSNKFLSFTTAQLWISYVVGAILMLLMVAVLHRCMKSFETFIKKWEV
- a CDS encoding ABC transporter substrate-binding protein — protein: MMKRLFLILFLPLFLACSNFGDGKTIKTAMLVDIDSLNPYKFVGSSTEEVMFNVYEGLVKQTPDGEVKPAIAKSYNISSDGLTYTFDIRDNVYFHNNTKLTPSDVVFSLKKMKELELQPSFKNIKEIKLEGNKVILQLEKKDASLIYYLITPIVDEQTYNTIDKKAIGTGPYYVDTYKREQKLVFKAFDKYWGEKPNVKTVKISIMPNSDTVFMKYLSGELNFIYTVDSKRLDEIKDKTVIKTPRNMLFILGINNKKYDKNIREALNIAVNRDEINKSVFKGLGKLLDKDRTGDTSTLKGMKFELKVPTNNRMYTDTAQVVKQQLAKAGADVNIVPIEWASWLQDVYTNRNYELTLIGFTGKLDKDAVYRRYTSTYKKDFLNFNDSEYDNLVKEAKVTLDINKRNEMYNKAWNILLNESASVFILDPTNLVVCDKNIKGFTPYTISFIDFSKLVIE
- a CDS encoding ABC transporter permease translates to MYYIKKIVKGIFNIYIITTISFFLISLIPGKPETVILGVDASQDRINAFRKAFNLDLPVFKRYIIWLKKIAVGDFGVSLKSQIPVKDLVLEKLPLTILITIISVIIIFLISIPLAFMLNKIKNKGKMKKYNKLLALSISIPSFWLAILVIYVFSVLLKLGGLSYDDNIFSLIIPCCIIAVPKIGQITYNLKKNLYHEIRQEYIKYLYSNGMNMKYLNFYVLKNAILPVLPLIGLMVIDILTGVVIIEQIFSIPGIGRLLLISVYTRDIPLLQALIIYTSSAVVVINIVVDILYGVLDKRISMEDKK
- a CDS encoding ABC transporter permease, which produces MKKIKYIIPLILLFFIRNPFKIDNLHILARPSLLHLLGTDNLGRDIFTRLLIGTVNTIMIVLIAVVLSSIIGNLLGFLSGYFGGVVDNVVEMAIDILLSIPSILVVITIVVLLGAGFKSLIFAILVIYLPSITNYARGLIIKEKDKEYILAAKTYGVKSFRIIVRHIFPNIKKYILLNFEINFSKAILTEASLGFLGIGIDPTIPTLGNMLNSSQSYFLVAPWFTIFPGLMIVYIVYKVNNITLRKKNGRIKN
- a CDS encoding ATP-binding cassette domain-containing protein, translating into MEELKIKNLNVTIDGEHLLKDISISVGKNEVIGILGESGSGKTLTTKFILNILPEKAIVTYDEYVKKVSVGAIFQNAFIVFNPTVRLGRQLKHLYKSHYNTIDGFDAKISEIFKKVGLDKKDFLKKYSFECSGGERQRLAIAGALIGDPSILIADEVTTALDTDTKNEVLSLLNKIRGKTSIIYISHEVNTMRNFVDRIYVMYKGEIIEKNTTKELFENPKQEYTKRLVELANKYID
- a CDS encoding undecaprenyl-diphosphate phosphatase, coding for MFGQIMKVIVLSFIEGLTEFIPVSSTGHMILVEHFLQLSSNKNFVNSFEIIIQLGAILSVIIYFRKKIFPISIPLWSKIIVAMIPAVVIGLALDDFIEQKLFNPYVVVAMLIIYGIILIFLEQIGKKKDIRRLRDISYKKALYIGLFQCLAMIPGTSRSAATIMGGMLIGVSRIAATEFSFFLAIPTMLGATVLKLLKIKALSYGEIGLIVLGFILSFVFAYIFIAIFMEYIKKHNFKIFGYYRIILGIVVAIILIFR
- a CDS encoding coproporphyrinogen III oxidase, whose amino-acid sequence is MEIISNKEIDNKRFIEFIYTNFKDNTDKVYIDEKSTKDSISLKTGELEFKLPILFDYDRQRYAMYKALLLKKYNKKLNWGVLVGVRPTKLVNKMLEEGHSEEKIRNILSLVYLVKKEKIDLVFDIIKNDRGYIDKSTISLYVGLAFCPTKCTYCSFPAYLKKGKYEKKYDEYFLTIIDEVKEMTSLIKELRLKVGEIYIGGGTPSFLNYSELETLLSTLHNNVDFSTIKEFTFEAGRIDTLDEKKLDILKKYCVDRISINPQSFKEETLKKVNRYHSQEKLDEIYNLAYNKGFCINMDYIMGLPNESTEDMLNTIEKMKSYKAQNITIHSLALKKTSYLSKSKFFSENVDMDRVYKNIYSFAKEYNYLPYYIYRQKQSYREEENIGFCKKGYQSRYNIDIIEENKNIFSVGAGSYTKLIDKNNITRITAPKDPLVYVIEYRERIKKKKEEIKKFYEKNFTSSI